In the Moraxella osloensis genome, one interval contains:
- the hemE gene encoding uroporphyrinogen decarboxylase — translation MTHNFPMLKNDRILRAMRFESVDVTPVWMMRQAGRYLPEYKKTRAQAGDFLSLCKNTDLATEVTIQPFRRFELDAAILFSDILTIPDALGLGLYFEAGEGPKFHKTVRSMAEVEALPTVAMADALDYVMKAVTSIRHALAGRAPLFGFSGSPWTLATYMIEGGSSKEYRYAKAMLYGEPDTLHALLTKITDAVIDYLLAQIAAGAQLVQIFDSWGGALAHRQFVEFSHHYNTKIVAAIKATYPEVPVVLFTKGGGLWLDTQCHSGADALGLDWTMPLDRARSIVFEQQKELTKLHKKLHTGIALQGNLDPATLFASPEHIRQQTHLMLQDAYSLGDKTGYIANLGHGINQWVNPDHAKAFIDAVHEYKL, via the coding sequence ATGACCCATAATTTTCCGATGTTAAAAAATGACCGCATTTTGAGAGCCATGCGTTTTGAATCAGTGGATGTGACCCCTGTGTGGATGATGCGACAAGCCGGTCGGTATTTGCCTGAGTATAAAAAAACCCGCGCCCAAGCCGGTGATTTTCTATCGCTTTGCAAAAATACTGATTTGGCGACGGAAGTCACCATTCAGCCATTTCGCCGTTTTGAGTTGGATGCGGCGATTTTGTTTAGTGATATTTTAACCATTCCTGATGCGCTCGGTTTGGGTCTGTATTTTGAAGCAGGGGAAGGTCCAAAATTTCACAAAACTGTCAGAAGCATGGCAGAGGTTGAAGCCTTGCCAACCGTCGCAATGGCAGATGCACTCGACTATGTGATGAAAGCGGTGACCAGTATTCGTCATGCGCTGGCAGGTCGTGCGCCATTATTTGGCTTCTCGGGTAGTCCGTGGACGTTGGCGACCTATATGATTGAAGGCGGTAGTTCTAAAGAATACCGCTATGCCAAAGCCATGTTGTATGGTGAACCTGACACCTTGCATGCGCTGCTCACTAAAATCACCGATGCTGTGATTGATTATTTGCTAGCGCAAATAGCAGCGGGGGCGCAGTTAGTACAAATTTTTGATAGTTGGGGTGGGGCATTGGCGCATCGCCAATTTGTTGAATTCTCGCACCATTACAACACTAAAATTGTCGCGGCGATCAAAGCAACATACCCAGAAGTACCTGTGGTACTGTTTACCAAAGGTGGCGGATTGTGGTTAGATACCCAATGCCACAGTGGCGCCGATGCGCTAGGACTTGATTGGACGATGCCACTGGATAGAGCGCGCAGCATCGTCTTTGAACAGCAAAAAGAATTGACCAAATTGCATAAAAAGCTGCATACAGGCATCGCGCTGCAAGGTAATCTTGACCCCGCGACATTATTTGCATCGCCTGAGCATATTCGCCAGCAGACGCATTTGATGTTACAGGACGCCTACAGCCTCGGTGATAAAACAGGCTATATAGCAAACTTAGGTCACGGTATTAACCAATGGGTTAATCCTGACCATGCCAAAGCTTTTATTGATGCGGTGCATGAATATAAACTTTAA
- the proB gene encoding glutamate 5-kinase, whose amino-acid sequence MTANASSSSTKKALKSNTIVVKIGSSLLTNNGKGLDRTAIYEWAKQIAKLHNEGYQVLLVSSGAVAEGVVRMNLEERPKKLQALQACAAIGQMGLIETWWSALIQYGVQSAQLLLTHDDLANRNRYLNTASTLNQLLEWRVLPVINENDTVSVDEIKFGDNDSLGAMVAAMVKADLYIILTDQQGVFTDNPRTNPDAKLIKTERAMADYLFDVAGDGGKLGRGGMITKIRAARLAAMGGCPTVIVSGSIDNVINRVVKGESLGTMLTTNDDDKRIAKKQWLAAHLRMAGRLVIDDGAVDAIIKNNKSLLPVGVIEVQGDFDEGDVVECVDKTGVRIAVGQVDFSSSEARRIARKRNSDIEAILGKNEERHVMIHRDNMAIIV is encoded by the coding sequence ATGACTGCCAACGCCTCATCTAGCTCAACTAAAAAAGCCCTTAAGTCCAATACCATTGTGGTAAAAATTGGTTCATCGCTACTGACCAATAATGGTAAAGGCTTGGATCGCACCGCAATTTATGAATGGGCGAAGCAAATCGCCAAGCTGCATAATGAAGGCTACCAAGTATTGCTAGTGTCCTCAGGGGCAGTGGCAGAAGGGGTGGTGCGGATGAATTTGGAAGAACGCCCCAAAAAATTGCAAGCCTTGCAAGCCTGCGCCGCCATTGGGCAGATGGGCTTGATTGAAACTTGGTGGTCGGCGTTGATTCAGTATGGTGTACAAAGCGCGCAGTTGCTACTGACACATGACGATCTTGCCAATCGAAATCGTTATCTCAATACCGCCAGTACATTAAATCAGCTACTTGAATGGCGAGTGCTACCGGTCATTAACGAAAATGACACCGTGAGTGTCGATGAAATCAAATTTGGTGATAATGACAGTCTAGGTGCGATGGTGGCAGCCATGGTCAAAGCCGATTTATACATTATATTGACCGACCAGCAAGGCGTATTCACCGATAACCCTCGCACCAACCCGGATGCGAAGCTGATTAAGACCGAGCGGGCAATGGCAGATTATTTGTTTGACGTGGCGGGAGATGGTGGCAAATTGGGTCGTGGCGGCATGATCACCAAAATTCGCGCGGCAAGGCTTGCGGCAATGGGTGGTTGTCCCACCGTGATTGTCAGCGGCAGCATCGATAACGTGATTAATCGCGTGGTCAAAGGGGAATCCTTAGGTACGATGCTCACCACCAATGACGATGATAAACGCATTGCCAAAAAACAATGGCTAGCCGCGCATCTGCGTATGGCAGGTCGCTTGGTGATTGACGATGGTGCAGTGGATGCCATCATTAAAAATAACAAAAGCTTATTGCCTGTTGGCGTGATTGAAGTGCAAGGTGATTTTGATGAGGGCGATGTAGTGGAATGCGTTGATAAAACAGGGGTACGCATCGCGGTCGGTCAAGTGGATTTCTCATCAAGTGAAGCTCGGCGCATCGCTCGCAAACGCAATAGCGACATCGAAGCGATTTTGGGTAAAAATGAGGAACGCCACGTGATGATACATCGTGATAATATGGCGATTATCGTATAA
- the obgE gene encoding GTPase ObgE has product MRFIDEAIVTVKAGDGGNGIVSFRREKYVPKGGPDGGDGGKGGDVYVVCDDNTNTLVDYRFTRRYDAKRGENGGAKNCSGRGADDIYLSVPIGTTVVDTETGEVLADLTKKGQTARIAKGGDGGQGNTHFKTSTNQAPRRATPGFAGELKVLKFELKVVADVGLIGLPNAGKSTFIRQVSAAKPKVANYPFTTLVPNLGVVDVGKHRSFVMADIPGLIEGASEGAGLGIRFLKHVARTRRLLHLVDVQPIDGSDPVANAQVIFNELEKFSPELSKLPQILILNKIDQVPAEELNQLCTHIVAELGWTGMVFRTSTLTGEGVDAVVWHLMNEIEQEREMEETDPDFAESQRLRFERLEAEVRANTEEQKEAYRAKRKAEREGRALDDDDFDDDDYDDDDGVEVVYAP; this is encoded by the coding sequence ATGCGTTTTATCGATGAAGCAATCGTAACAGTCAAAGCAGGCGACGGCGGCAATGGTATCGTCAGTTTTCGCCGAGAAAAATACGTCCCCAAAGGCGGCCCCGATGGTGGTGATGGCGGCAAAGGCGGTGATGTATACGTGGTGTGCGACGACAACACCAACACCCTCGTCGATTACCGTTTTACGCGTCGCTATGATGCCAAACGCGGCGAGAATGGCGGCGCCAAAAACTGTTCAGGTCGTGGGGCGGATGACATCTATCTATCTGTGCCCATCGGTACCACCGTCGTTGATACTGAAACAGGTGAGGTCTTAGCGGACTTGACCAAAAAAGGGCAAACGGCGAGGATTGCCAAAGGCGGTGATGGCGGGCAAGGCAATACCCATTTTAAAACCTCTACCAATCAAGCACCACGACGTGCCACGCCAGGTTTTGCAGGTGAATTAAAAGTCTTGAAGTTTGAGCTAAAAGTGGTGGCTGACGTGGGTCTTATTGGTCTGCCAAACGCGGGTAAATCCACCTTTATTCGTCAAGTCTCTGCTGCCAAACCCAAAGTTGCCAATTATCCGTTTACCACCCTGGTACCGAATCTAGGTGTCGTGGATGTGGGTAAACACCGCTCATTTGTCATGGCAGATATCCCAGGGCTGATTGAAGGCGCCTCTGAAGGGGCTGGACTGGGCATTCGCTTTTTAAAACACGTCGCTCGTACCCGTCGATTATTGCATCTTGTCGATGTACAGCCCATTGATGGTAGCGACCCTGTGGCAAACGCCCAAGTGATTTTTAATGAGTTAGAAAAATTCTCGCCAGAGCTATCAAAACTGCCACAAATTTTGATTTTAAATAAAATCGACCAAGTGCCCGCAGAAGAATTAAACCAACTTTGCACCCACATCGTGGCAGAGCTTGGTTGGACAGGGATGGTTTTTCGTACCTCCACGCTCACAGGGGAAGGGGTTGATGCCGTGGTTTGGCATTTGATGAACGAAATCGAGCAAGAGCGCGAGATGGAAGAAACCGATCCTGACTTTGCTGAAAGTCAGCGGTTGCGTTTTGAACGACTGGAAGCGGAAGTGCGCGCCAATACGGAAGAGCAAAAAGAAGCGTATCGTGCCAAACGTAAAGCTGAGCGTGAAGGTCGCGCATTGGATGACGATGATTTTGATGACGACGACTACGATGACGATGATGGCGTGGAAGTGGTCTACGCACCTTAG
- a CDS encoding glyceraldehyde-3-phosphate dehydrogenase encodes MSANLYQDHLTTRKNQEAQAVQLLVELNTLANKGVNVLFFGNRIALNLVDIIAHHDKNALNIADTLAFATALNDQNLSHTTVDLGQALKSGKQADSFTSGDEVPATDVVLYGFGRIGRILARLLMSRPASDKGLQLKAIVVRPAGSSDNAGDLEKRASLLERDSVHGWFDGSVVVDKANSGIIANGRFIKVIYAADPSEIDYTSYGIDNALIIDNTGKWKDEAGLGKHLQSKGAKKVLLTAPASGDIKNIVYNVNDDTIGSDTIVSAASCTTNAITPTLKLLNDKYGIENGHMETIHAFTNDQNLVDNHHKAERRGRAATLNMVMTSTGAAKAVSKAIPELKGKLSGSSVRVPTPNVSLAILNLNFKNPVNSSDELNAFIKEASQSEQWQAQIAYSDSDEAVSTDFVGCEKVAIWDAKSTLAQENRAVMYLWYDNEMGYSTQVLRVAETMAKNV; translated from the coding sequence ATGTCTGCCAATCTCTACCAAGACCACCTCACTACTCGCAAAAATCAAGAAGCCCAAGCGGTTCAGTTATTAGTTGAGCTAAATACCCTAGCCAATAAAGGCGTCAATGTGTTATTTTTTGGCAACCGCATTGCCCTAAATCTTGTTGATATCATCGCTCATCATGACAAAAACGCCCTTAACATCGCTGATACACTTGCCTTTGCCACCGCGTTAAACGACCAAAATCTAAGCCATACCACGGTGGATTTGGGTCAAGCGCTCAAATCAGGCAAACAAGCCGATAGCTTTACTAGCGGTGACGAAGTACCTGCGACAGATGTGGTGTTGTACGGTTTTGGTCGTATCGGTCGTATCTTGGCTCGGTTGCTGATGAGCCGTCCTGCCTCAGACAAAGGCTTACAATTAAAAGCCATCGTCGTCCGTCCTGCGGGCAGCTCTGATAATGCGGGCGATTTGGAAAAACGTGCAAGCTTGCTTGAGCGTGACTCGGTACATGGCTGGTTTGATGGCTCAGTGGTGGTGGATAAAGCAAACAGCGGTATCATCGCCAACGGTCGTTTTATCAAAGTCATTTATGCCGCTGACCCAAGCGAAATCGACTACACGTCTTATGGTATCGACAATGCCTTAATCATCGACAACACCGGTAAATGGAAAGATGAAGCAGGTCTTGGCAAGCACTTACAATCAAAAGGTGCCAAAAAAGTGCTATTGACCGCCCCCGCATCAGGCGATATCAAAAACATCGTCTATAATGTCAATGATGACACCATCGGCAGTGATACCATCGTATCAGCGGCAAGCTGTACGACCAATGCGATTACCCCTACGCTCAAACTCTTAAACGATAAATACGGTATTGAAAATGGTCACATGGAAACCATCCATGCGTTCACCAATGACCAAAACTTGGTCGATAACCACCATAAAGCCGAGCGTCGTGGGCGTGCTGCAACCTTAAATATGGTGATGACAAGCACAGGCGCTGCCAAAGCGGTCAGTAAAGCGATTCCAGAATTAAAAGGCAAATTGTCAGGTAGCTCAGTACGTGTACCAACGCCAAACGTGAGCCTTGCGATTTTGAATTTGAATTTCAAAAACCCGGTCAATTCAAGCGATGAGCTCAATGCCTTTATCAAAGAAGCCAGTCAGAGCGAACAATGGCAAGCGCAAATTGCTTATTCAGATTCGGATGAAGCCGTTTCTACCGACTTTGTTGGCTGCGAAAAAGTGGCGATTTGGGACGCCAAATCTACGCTTGCTCAAGAGAACCGTGCGGTGATGTACTTATGGTATGACAACGAAATGGGCTATAGCACCCAAGTATTGCGAGTCGCTGAAACCATGGCGAAAAATGTCTAG
- a CDS encoding lipocalin family protein: MKLMSKKTLAVAGIAGTLLAMSACSTTPTTETTAKPTGVGKAQAVQSVDLNRYAGKWYEIARLPMFFQRNCASDVTATYTLQPIGKVEVNNQCMGKDGKPMQSIGEATKNGDSGSKLKVTFLPQGLRWLPVGKADYWVLALDPNYNHALVGTPNQKYLWILSRTPTMDEATYQTMVATAKSQGYDVSKLQKTVQNSR; encoded by the coding sequence ATGAAACTGATGAGTAAAAAAACGCTAGCAGTGGCAGGTATTGCAGGGACATTGCTTGCGATGAGTGCTTGTTCCACCACCCCCACAACCGAAACCACCGCCAAGCCCACAGGCGTTGGCAAAGCTCAGGCGGTGCAAAGCGTCGATTTAAACCGTTATGCGGGGAAATGGTACGAAATCGCCCGTTTACCGATGTTTTTTCAGCGTAATTGTGCCAGTGATGTTACCGCCACTTATACCCTACAACCGATAGGCAAGGTGGAAGTCAATAACCAATGTATGGGCAAAGATGGCAAACCCATGCAAAGCATTGGTGAAGCCACCAAAAATGGCGACAGTGGTAGTAAACTCAAAGTTACTTTCTTGCCGCAAGGACTGCGTTGGTTGCCTGTGGGTAAAGCCGACTATTGGGTGCTTGCTTTAGACCCCAATTATAACCATGCGTTGGTGGGTACACCAAATCAAAAATACTTGTGGATTTTGTCACGCACGCCCACGATGGATGAAGCTACTTATCAAACAATGGTCGCTACCGCAAAATCTCAAGGCTATGATGTTAGTAAATTGCAAAAAACCGTACAAAACAGCCGATAA
- a CDS encoding NUDIX domain-containing protein — MSKVVNVAVAVIHFNKQYLLGFRQASQHQGNRYEFVGGKIEPNETPAQGLIREVHEEIGLDIAQNTAVKMGVIRHDYADKAVALHVFKIPVSQAQFDGLQQGKGKEGQAVTWVPQSDLVANQYPLPDANARILEWLKLPSAIYITQPLDSFVGVDKWVDFYSQKLPHDTHCYIRPQTSDENATAMIGGLLTMRADITPIIQYATLACLLERLPERLDAWLKNGMVHLNHQQLMTLDFSSLSKNYRYFASCHDKRSLSRLNILAKSHTVMGCFLSPVLATPTHPETFQSGGMGWQTLSELAKICDVPVFALGGVGQADLATAYEHGAMGVAGIRLLVDKG; from the coding sequence ATGTCAAAAGTCGTTAATGTGGCAGTCGCGGTGATACATTTTAACAAGCAATATCTACTGGGATTTCGCCAGGCCAGTCAACACCAAGGCAATCGTTATGAATTCGTCGGGGGAAAAATTGAGCCAAATGAAACCCCAGCACAAGGGTTAATCCGTGAAGTCCATGAAGAGATTGGCTTGGATATCGCGCAAAATACCGCAGTCAAAATGGGGGTGATACGCCATGATTATGCTGATAAAGCCGTGGCGTTGCACGTTTTTAAAATTCCAGTGAGTCAAGCCCAGTTTGATGGTTTGCAACAGGGTAAAGGCAAGGAAGGTCAAGCCGTCACATGGGTTCCCCAGTCAGACTTGGTTGCCAATCAATACCCCTTGCCCGATGCCAATGCCCGCATTTTAGAGTGGTTAAAATTGCCTAGTGCGATTTATATCACGCAGCCTTTAGATAGCTTCGTTGGTGTGGATAAATGGGTTGATTTTTATAGCCAAAAACTGCCTCACGATACCCATTGTTATATTCGCCCCCAAACCAGCGATGAAAATGCCACCGCTATGATTGGTGGCTTACTAACCATGAGGGCGGATATCACCCCGATTATTCAATATGCAACACTAGCGTGCTTACTTGAGCGCTTGCCTGAGCGATTAGATGCGTGGTTAAAAAACGGCATGGTGCATTTGAATCACCAACAACTCATGACGCTTGATTTCTCAAGCTTATCAAAAAATTATCGCTATTTTGCCAGTTGCCATGACAAACGTAGCCTAAGCAGATTAAATATCTTGGCAAAATCGCATACTGTAATGGGCTGTTTTTTATCCCCTGTTTTAGCCACGCCCACGCACCCAGAAACCTTTCAAAGTGGGGGCATGGGTTGGCAAACTTTGAGTGAATTGGCAAAAATCTGTGATGTGCCGGTGTTTGCGCTGGGCGGGGTAGGGCAGGCAGATTTAGCCACCGCCTATGAGCATGGGGCGATGGGAGTCGCAGGTATTCGGTTATTGGTCGACAAGGGCTAA